Proteins found in one Candidatus Cloacimonas sp. genomic segment:
- a CDS encoding DUF2147 domain-containing protein: protein MKPFLLFLVAALICMPILLLGNEESNRLVGYWLTGDKTTKIEIFQNGDSTFAGKIIWLKEPNDSQGKPKKDVNNPNEKLRDRPLLNMVILTDLILESHTKYKNGKLYEPETGKTYSAKVELVNNNTITIRYFIGVPTLGRTDTWIRTTK, encoded by the coding sequence ATGAAGCCATTTCTCCTATTCCTTGTGGCAGCGCTAATCTGTATGCCGATTCTGCTTTTAGGTAATGAAGAAAGCAATCGCCTTGTCGGCTATTGGCTAACCGGTGATAAAACAACAAAAATAGAAATTTTCCAAAACGGTGACAGCACTTTTGCGGGAAAAATTATCTGGCTGAAAGAGCCAAACGATTCCCAAGGCAAACCCAAAAAAGATGTTAACAATCCAAATGAAAAACTGCGGGATAGACCTTTGCTCAATATGGTTATTTTAACTGACCTCATTTTAGAGAGCCACACTAAATATAAAAATGGCAAATTATATGAGCCAGAAACTGGCAAAACCTATTCCGCCAAAGTAGAATTGGTCAATAATAACACTATCACCATTCGTTATTTTATCGGTGTGCCCACTTTAGGTAGAACCGATACTTGGATTCGAACTACCAAATAA